The following coding sequences lie in one Streptomyces sp. NBC_00510 genomic window:
- a CDS encoding AMP-dependent synthetase/ligase, producing MTDTQTLIENRPPSVANLFLERVEATPDAEAYRFPVPSAGGGPETWRSLTWKQAADRVHAIAAGLMDLGVRPEERVAIASATRVEWILADLGVLCAGAATTTVYPSTNADETAFILADSGSRVLIAENAVQLAKAVERRAELPELAHVVVVDAEGADLGEDGWALSLAQLEQRGKVYLEKNPEAVRKTVGDITKDQLATLIYTSGTTGRPKGVRLPHDCWAYMARAIQANGLLEAEDVQYLWLPLAHVFGKVLTAGHITIGHVTAVDGRVDKIIENLPVVQPTYMAAVPRIFEKVYNGVAAKARAGGAAKYRIFKWAAEVAREYAKVTQDNRRRTGNAGAPFGLSAKHAVADRLVYAKLRDAFGGKLRACVSGSAALSPEIGYFFSGAGIHILEGYGLTESSAASFVNPGEAYRTGTVGKPLPGTEVRIAEDGEILLRGPGIMQGYHGLPEKTAEVLESDGWFHTGDIGELSADGYLTITDRKKDIIKNSNGKYIAPAAVEGQFKAACPFISNVLVIGADRNFCTALFALDEPTILGWAKENGLEGKPYAEVVGSEQVRVLMDGYVQRVNADLQRWQQIKTFRVLPRDLDVEHGDLTPSLKLKRPVVEREFKDLIEDMYAGTRED from the coding sequence GTGACCGACACGCAGACTTTGATCGAGAACCGGCCGCCCTCCGTGGCGAACCTGTTCCTGGAGCGCGTCGAGGCGACGCCCGATGCCGAGGCGTACCGCTTCCCGGTGCCGTCGGCCGGCGGCGGTCCGGAGACATGGAGGTCGCTCACCTGGAAGCAGGCCGCGGACCGGGTCCATGCCATCGCCGCGGGCCTGATGGACCTGGGGGTGCGCCCCGAGGAGCGGGTGGCCATCGCCTCCGCCACCCGGGTCGAGTGGATCCTGGCCGACCTCGGCGTGCTCTGCGCCGGTGCGGCGACCACCACCGTCTACCCGAGCACCAACGCCGACGAGACGGCCTTCATCCTGGCCGACTCCGGCAGCCGGGTGCTGATCGCCGAGAACGCCGTGCAGCTGGCCAAGGCCGTCGAGCGCCGCGCCGAGCTGCCCGAACTGGCCCACGTCGTGGTCGTGGACGCCGAGGGCGCCGACCTCGGGGAGGACGGGTGGGCGCTCTCGCTGGCCCAGCTGGAGCAGCGCGGCAAGGTCTACCTGGAGAAGAACCCCGAGGCCGTCCGCAAGACCGTGGGCGACATCACCAAGGACCAGCTGGCCACCCTCATCTACACCTCCGGCACGACCGGCCGCCCCAAGGGTGTGCGGCTGCCGCACGACTGCTGGGCGTACATGGCCCGCGCGATCCAGGCGAACGGCCTGCTGGAGGCGGAGGACGTCCAGTACCTCTGGCTGCCGCTGGCGCACGTCTTCGGCAAGGTACTCACCGCCGGGCACATCACCATTGGCCACGTGACCGCGGTCGACGGCCGCGTCGACAAGATCATCGAGAACCTGCCGGTCGTGCAGCCCACCTACATGGCCGCCGTCCCGCGCATCTTCGAGAAGGTCTACAACGGTGTCGCCGCCAAGGCCCGCGCGGGCGGCGCGGCGAAGTACCGGATCTTCAAGTGGGCCGCCGAGGTCGCCCGCGAGTACGCCAAGGTCACCCAGGACAACCGCCGCCGCACCGGCAACGCCGGCGCCCCCTTCGGGCTCTCCGCCAAGCACGCCGTCGCCGACCGCCTGGTGTACGCCAAGCTCCGCGACGCCTTCGGCGGCAAGCTGCGCGCCTGTGTCTCCGGCTCCGCCGCCCTCTCCCCGGAGATCGGCTACTTTTTCTCCGGCGCCGGCATCCACATCCTGGAGGGCTACGGCCTGACCGAGTCCAGCGCCGCCAGCTTCGTCAACCCCGGCGAGGCCTACCGGACCGGTACCGTCGGCAAGCCGCTGCCCGGCACCGAGGTCCGCATCGCGGAGGACGGCGAGATCCTGCTGCGCGGCCCCGGCATCATGCAGGGCTACCACGGGCTGCCCGAGAAGACGGCCGAAGTGCTGGAGTCGGACGGCTGGTTCCACACCGGTGACATCGGGGAGCTCTCCGCGGACGGCTACCTCACCATCACCGACCGCAAGAAGGACATCATCAAGAACTCCAACGGCAAGTACATCGCGCCGGCCGCGGTCGAGGGCCAGTTCAAGGCCGCCTGTCCGTTCATCAGCAACGTCCTGGTGATCGGCGCCGACCGCAACTTCTGCACCGCCCTGTTCGCCCTCGACGAGCCCACGATCCTCGGCTGGGCGAAGGAGAACGGCCTGGAGGGCAAGCCCTACGCGGAGGTCGTCGGCTCCGAGCAGGTGCGGGTCCTGATGGACGGCTACGTGCAGCGGGTCAACGCGGACCTGCAGCGCTGGCAGCAGATCAAGACCTTCCGCGTGCTGCCGCGCGACCTGGACGTCGAGCACGGTGACCTCACGCCGAGCCTGAAGCTCAAGCGGCCGGTCGTGGAGCGCGAGTTCAAGGACCTGATCGAGGACATGTACGCCGGCACGCGGGAGGACTGA